A segment of the Niveibacterium umoris genome:
AGCTGGTTGACGAGCTGCGGCAGCGCCTGGGCGAGGCCGCCGGAGAGCGCGGACGGATCAACGCCGAACCGGCCAGCGAGCGCGCCGAGCGCATCCGACCCGAGCGCGGCGCCCAACTGTTCGCCGCTCACCGGCAGGTTGGCGCCGGTTCCGACCCACGACGCGGCGTGGTCCGCGAGTCCGCCCGCCTTGAGCTGGTCGAGCAGGCCGGCGAGGCCGCCGGGATGATTCTGGAGCAGGTCGAGCGCGACCTTGGCGAAGTCGATATTGCCGGCGTTGCCGCCGAGTACCTGGGAAGCGAGTTGGTCGAGCAGGCCCATGTCAGTCTCCGTGTCGGTTAGGAGCTGTCAGTAAAGGCGAGTTGTGTAACAGATGCCAGCGCGTTCTGCGCAATCGCGGTTCGTGCATCGCGCGCGGCGGGCGCGGCCAGCAGCCCGGCGCCGCACAAGCAAACGGGGAAGGCGCGGCCTTCCCCGTTGCTGTTCCGCGCCTTCGCCGCGATCAGGCCTCGACGATCATCCTTGAGCGCATTTCCAGGTGCAGTGCGTGGCAGAAGTGCGTGCAGTAGATCCAGAACACACCGACCTTGTCGGCCTTGAAGGTCACCGACTTGGTTTCTTGCGGATTGACGATGAACTGGATGTCGTACTTCTCGATCCCGAAACCATGCGTGAGATCTTCCACGTTGTCGAGGTTGGTGACGATGATGGTGACCTCGTCGCCCTTCTTGATCTTGAACTCCTGCAACTGGTATTGCGGCGCATACGAGGCAATCCGCACGGTCACCTTGTTGCCCTTGCGCTCGACACCGGAGAGCTCCGCCTTCTTTGTCGCGAGCGGGAAGTCGTCGAGTTCGAAGACCTGCTTTGCCTTGATGATGTCACGCCGGAAGATGATGAAGTCGTGGGGTTCGGGCCATGCAGGGTCTTCGCGAATCAGCCGCATTTTCTCGCCCGAAATGTCAATCAACTGCTCGTTCTCTGGGTGCAGAGGACCGACAGGCAGAAAGCGATCCTTAGAGAACTTGCAACCAACGTTCAGATACTTTCCATCGGCTTCCTTGGTTTCTGACATCGAAGCATTTATGTGGCCCGGCTGGTAGTGCACATCGATGCGGTCGACGACGTACTTGCTGTTTTTGTCGCCTGCGTAAAACTTGATCGCCGCGTCGATGCTCCACTTCACCACCTGAGAGTCGAGGAACAGCGTGGTGTACGCATATCCGCGGCCGTCAAATGCCGTATGCAGAGGGCCGAGGCCAACCTCAACCTCCGCAACGATGGTCTTGTTGATGTTGTCGAGCTTGCCGTCGAACCACTCATGCATCTTCACCAGATCGATCGTTGTCGTGGTCGGCGAGAGCTTGCCTGCGCAGATGAAGTACTTGCCATCGGGCGAGGCATTCACGCCATGCGGGTTCTTCGGTACCGGCACATAGGCGGTCAGCGCGGTCTTCGGATCCTTGTTGGCCTCCTTGGTGCCGTCGACCACTGGCACCTTGCTGTCGCCGTAGGTCTTGAACTTGCCGGCCTTCACCGCTTCCTCTATGCGGGCGACATGGAAAAACAGGCAGGCGTCCTTCTCAGCGGACATCATGTCCTGATAGTGGACGCCCATCTCGGTGTTGTACTGGTTAGTGGCGGCGAAGGCACCGTCGTAGCTAGTAGCGACGAGGTCGCAGTTACCATCGATCAGTACCTGCCAGCGCACTTCCATCGACTCGGCGTCAACACAGGTGAATAACGAGTGATAGGTTGTTGGATCGTCGGAGGTTTTGCCGTTGTTTGGCAACGGAATCGAGAACTCGGCACCGCAGAACACGCGGGTCGTTCGGTTGATCTTTGCGTCCACCGGGTCACGCTTGTCCGGGAAGATGCCGTGGAAGCCCTGCACGTTCGGAATGTCGACGATTTTGTCGCATTCAAATATATCCAGCCGCAGTCGGCCGAGGCGGGCGTTGAGCTTGTCATTCACCCATGCGTACTTGCCGTCATAGGTTCCGTCGGCATAGCTGCCATGCACATGGTGGGTGTCGCCAACGTGGTACAGCGGCGTGCCATCGGGCTTGGTGCCCATGATGGCCTTCGACTCGTTGGTTGTACCCCAGCCGGTCAGCGGATCTGGCGTGAACACCGGAATGCGCTTTATCTGGCGTCCAGAGGGCAGCCCAAGGACGCGCACGTCGCCCGAGTGACCGCCCGACCACAGGCCATAGTACTCATCGAGCTGGCCGGGCTTGATCTCGTGCATGTCACCTGCTTCGGCGGCCGCAGCTTTGGCGGGGCCGGACTGCGCCGGTGTTGGGCCGTGTTCTCCCTTATTGCAACCAGCAAGGCCCAGTGTGGCGCCGGCCAGCCCGGCCATTGCCGACGTGCCAAGAAATCTGCGGCGGCTGAGGGTGTCCGGCTCTGCCTGCGGATGCGAGTTCTGATTCTTGTCCATCGTATTCTCCTCCGGGAAAGCGGCGCCCCCGGGGCGTGTGCGCCTGGGGGATCAAAATGACGCATGGACTCTAGGCGTCAGAGCGAGAGAAAAAATTGACTCGCGACAATTTGCCAGGCGCCGAGTTCGCATCCCCGAGCTTGGGAAACGTGACGATATTGACTTGCAAGTGCTTGCCATAAGGGTGTCGCTCGCGGAATCTTTGTCAGGAAAATCAAGGGGTAGGAGGTGCGGAAGTGATGGGTGTCTTCTGACCGAATCGAGCCAAGCCGCGGTTCAACTTGGTCGCCGGGAACCTGTCATCCAGGTTGGCCATGGGTGGTAATTCGGAAGGCATCGCCAACGGCGGCTATCTGGCCGGCCGGCACCATGGAATATTGCTAGCTTATCGGCCTTATGTGGAGCTCCACATAAGGCCGAGCACCAGCCGGCGAGCGGTGCGCCGTTCTGACCGCTGCGCTCAGTTTTCCGACGTCGACGGAAAAGAAGCCAAACGCCCGGATTGGGTCGAATCCAAACGGCGACGGGATATAAGAGCTGACATTCGCACGTCCTGCGCTCGCTAGCGCATGAACGTCACCTAAGGCCGAGGACCTGTCGACGAACGGTCGCCTGAACTGACCGCTGCGCTCAGTTTCCTGACATTCACGAAACAAAGAAGCGCACGCCCGCATTGGATAGCGATGCGACGGTCAAGACGAGCGCCGGAGGTCAGCCACGAACGGCACAGCGGTCAACCGGTACCAGCGCCAGTTGCCTGCCTCAGTAGTACTGCCGGATGTAGCTGTAAGCCTTCTCGAAAAGCTCCTCGTCAGCGTGTAGCTTGTACTTGAAGAGCGCCTTACGAAGCGCCTTCTGCACCTCTCTCTCTCCGGCCTTCGTACCTTGCCAACCCGGGAAGCGCACAAGGCGAACGATGTCGTCGATGTCCGCCACTACCCGTTCGACGATGATCGGCGTATCGGCTGTCTTGATCTCGTTGAACAGGTCGGTGAGCGCGGCCTTGCCGCGATCTTCGTCTTCTTCGGGAGGGACTTCCTTCTCGGCTTGAAGTGTCTCCTTCGCGATTTCGAGCAATTGTTTTAGAAACTCGACGCTGTTCAACTGCCCTGATTCAAACCGGTCTTTCAACGCATCAAGGCGCTCAGAAAGTGCTTTGTGTAGAACTCGCCGGCCTTCTTGTTGGTGGCGTCGGCGAACTTCTTGATCAGGTATTCGTAGGCATCGCCGAGGACATCCGAGCCCACGACATGGTTGCCAAGCGGTAGCTTCGAGAAGTGCTCGATCAGGTCCTTAAGCAAGGCATCTGAAAGCCGCTCTTTGTTCGACCACTGAGCGTCGCCGAACACGCCGTAAAGGGTGTCCGGGTTGGCCTTCTCAATCTCGCGCATCGCGCGCTGGAGCGCTGCACCGACATTGCTGGCCTTGGTGCGAATGTCGTTCCAGTGGCAGTCTTCCGGAATCTGGAAGCGGTGCGATTCTGGGAACCACGCGAGTTGTTCGTCGCCAGTTTCATCGACAATTTCCTGGTACTCGTCATCCCAGACATCGCAGATGCGCTTGAAGAAGAGCAGCGGGAAGATGTAAGTCTTGAAGTCAGCGGCATCGACTGGTCCGCGCAGGATATTGGCTGATTCCCAGAGGTGGGATTCAAGTTGCTCGGACGAGATGGTTCGAATGTTCAATCCAGTTCCTTTGTTGCGGCCATACACGCGTTACTGCACGTTTCTCGAGTGAATAGGTGCAAAGGGCGAGACATAGCAGGGAAGAGATGAGGCGCAGTCATCCCGGTGCGCAAACGCGCTGCAATTGAAGGCCCCAAGAATGCGGCTATTGTAGTAGGCGACGATATGCAAGCGAACCGCCGAGAGCATGAAAACGCGCTGACGCGCGGTCGGTCGTGCGTGAGACCTGTGGCGTGATTGCCTACCCTCTGTAGTCCCTCCGAAGTGGCCCGGAGGGCAAGTGCAGCCACCCTTACTACGGCGCGCTCTCCCGGCTAACACTCTTCCATCGCCCTGTCGGGCGACTGAATGCGCCGCCGCTGCGATCGCCGGTCATGACGTGGCGTATTCAATCCACCGTTTGATGCCCACCTTGCGCAAGTCTGCCGCTTTGGGCCGATGGATCGCACCCTCAATCACAGCGCGCATACCGATTAATTGCACTTCTTTTGTTGCCCTGGTGATGGCGGTGTAGACCAGGCTCCGATCCAACAGCTTGCCCTCTCGGATCGCCACGATGACCCGGCGCCACTGGCTGCCTTGACTCTTGTGGACTGTGACGGCGTAAGCCAGGCTCAAGTCCTCCAACAAGTCCATATCGAACGCTCGCTCAACACCGTCATCCCACTCAATAACCCCTGATACCTCGTCCTCGTCCATCATGTCGATGACCTTGATGCGGCCGATGCTGCCGTTTTGTAATCCACGGTCCCAATGATTTCGGCCGCAGATTACAGGGTCGCCCAAGCGAAGCCCAAGGTCTTGGCGACAGTCAAATTGGTGGTTCCAGACCGTCACCGGTTGGTTGTTCCACGTTGTGCGCCGCTGAATCATCTTGTTGATCTCATCAACCAGCGCATTGGACGGACACAGCACAATTGCATCCGACTGATCGCTCAGATACAGGGAGGTCGCCATCTCCGCGATGTGACTGGGATCCTCAGGCTCAAGAAGCGCCACTGCAGCGTTTGCAGTGAGGCATGGCATCCGTCCGTCTCGCACCTCGTTGGCAACTTCCGCGATGTCGCTGCCAAATCGGTTGGTGGTTCCCAGGTGCACGTGGGGAACAACGCCGCATGCCAGGTGGTGAAGGATCAAGCCTGGGCCCACCGGGGGCAATTGGTTTGGGTCGCCAACTAGCACGACCTTGCATCTACCCCCAATCGTTCGCAACACCGCCGCGAAACTGATCAAGTCCACCATCGAGGCTTCATCAATCACCACAGCCAGTTTTGCATCACATTGGCTAGCTTCTGGTGGGCTGGCTTGGCGCTCCATCAGACCCTTGTGAGCCTTGACGAATGAGGCAATGGTTTGTGCCTTGCGCCCTGTGGCATCCACCATCCGACGCACCGCCTTACCCGCGAGCGCGAGTTGAATCACCTCGTAGCCCTGCGCCTCAAGTACCTCGCATACGACCCGCAATACGGTGGTTTTTCCGCAGCCGGCGCCGCCCGTGATCACCGAGAACCGATGCTTGGCTACCAGGTCAACCGCCATCCGCTGCTCGGGGTTGAGCCTAAACCCCTGAGCCTCTTCAACCGCTGAGACGATGCCCGCAAGGTCAAACTGCTTTTCTGCAGGCAAGCCAAGCAACCGTGTGATGCCCATGGCCACCTGCCGCTCCAGGAGGGCGGGGCCCATACCGCAGGCGTTTTCCCCGCTGTCAAAGAGCACGCGGCCGGATTGTCGCGCCCCAACAAGCGCGGCTTCAATGGCCGGGCCACTGTCCTCGGCGGGGCAGTCCAGAAGCGCCTTGAGCCTTTGTCTCAGCTCCGCTTGGGGCACCACCGTATTGCCCGCACCGAACCTGTCGTAGATCACTTGCTCGCACGCTGCGGCGAGCCTTCTCGGATCATCCCAGGTCATGCCCAAGTTGCACGCCAACGCATCGACCTGCTTCCACTTCGCGGCATAGCTCAACAAGCGGTAGCAGTTTTCTTCAACGCGCTGGCGGGACTGCGAACCATGAATCTGAACCAGCTTGCGACCGACTTGGGGGTCAATATCGTGCTGGGCCAGCCACTGGATGGTTTGGCTCAGGTCGTCGCGGGCCCACACTTCAATGAGCATCGCCACTTTTGCAGGCGCGAGCACGTCGACCAAGGCTCGATAGTCTGCTTGGTCTAGCATGTCGTAGAGCTGATGGCCGAATGTATCCCACAGCTTGTTGGCAGTCGCAGGGCCAATGCCTGGCAGATCGGAATGCCCGCTCAAATAGTCAACGATGAGTCGCCCACTTGGCTTGACCATTTCGGCGTATCCCTGTGGAACGTCGATGGTCTTCTCCCTTCGGGTGAAACCTCTGGGCGTGGTGAATTCCTTGCGGCTTAGCCGCCCCTCGACACGCCAGCGTTGCCCCTCCCTGACCACGGCGCCAGCGGCTGCATACCGGTGTAGTCGAACCGTCACATCCTCGTCGACATGGCTGAGCTCGCCATTGGACATGACCTGCTGGCCGCAAAAGATCACTCCAGAGAGCTTGCTTTGCACCCGCACCTTGTTGACCCGCACAAGGAGCTTTCCGCTGTTGAGCACGAAGTCCGGTTTCTCAGGAATGGACCGCCTCGCACGGAGCAGGGGACCTTTCACCAGGGCAGCCTCCCGCTTTCTCCGAGCAGGCTTTGGGTGGCCTCTTGCCTTTGAAGTTGGCGTCGAAGCTCCGCAATCTCGGCTCGGTAGGCTTCGTTTTGCTCCGTCAAGCGCTTGAGTTGAGAACCGGCCGCCTTCGTAGCGGGAGCCGAGCTCTGGATGATGACGGTGGGCGGCACGGTGCTGTGTGCGCTGAGCAAACCTCGAGCGAGCAACATCGCTTCCAGCTCCGGGATGAGCTGATCGCGAATTTCCGGGTTCGTGTAGAACACGTTGCGGTTGAGCCCGGACTCCGCAGCCACTCGGCTGATGCTCAAAACGCCTTGGCGGATGTAGGGCTTGAAGTCCTCCACCTCTTGCCGCCACTGCAGGAATTTCTCCACGTTGGCGCGGCCGTCCAGAGTACCGTTGCTGCCGGTCTTACTGCTCACGACTGGGCTCCCTCGGGGCCGCCAAGCGCTTGCGCCTCTTTGCGAAGATCAAACCTGGTCCATCTCAACGTGTCGAGCTTGTCATAGGTCTGAAGGGCCATTTCCTCGATCCTCCTTTCAGCCGCTTTGCGTTTTGCGATCTCTGTCTCAAGGCGCTGCTGCAAGACAGCGCGAGGGGCCGTTGAATGGCGCCGCGTCTTGCCTTGGGCGCGCAGTGTCTTTTGGACGTCCTTGGCGCGGTCAAACGCCTGCGCAATGAGCGGCTGCCCGCCCCACTGCTTCATCGACAGCACCCGACGCCCCAGGTCAACGTCGAACTTCTTCTTGATGAGCGCGATGACGTTAGCCCAGCTCACTTCCACATCCATGTCGGGCATGACCTCAATGAGCCTCACAATCTTTCGCGCCAGCTCTTCGTCCAGCTTCTCAGGGCGACCCCGCCCCGGCATTTTGCTTTCGGCCTTGCGGGTCATTGCTCGCCCTCGTCCGCGTCCTGGTCATCATCCTCACCCTTGTCGTCGCTCCCGTCATAGGTCAGCTCTTCGCCTGGGTCCTCGTCATTGACGCTGCCCCTCCGCGCCATCCATGGGTTTTCTTCCAGCGCTTGCAGGGCTTGCTGCTCGAGGGCTGCACGCCCCCCCAACGCCTCGAGGTTGCGTTCAAACTCAGGGCGTCCATTGCGTGATCGGTTGAGATAGCGAATGGGCGTGCCATTGGGCACAGTCGAGTCGTCCAGAATCTCGACGTACTTTCGATAAACAAAGGCGTCTTCGAGGTCGGCGCGGAACACGGCATCCTTGATGAGGTCCTTGATCGACTCAAACTCGCCGATCAACATCTGCGCCAAGCGCTCGACCGTCATGTTGGGCTCAATCAGAGCCTTGAGGTGCGCGTCGATGCGGTCCAGGTCATGCACCGCCTCCCGGTTGCGGGCAAGGATCGTGCGCCGCACGACGTGGCAAATCACCTCGAAGAGCTGTTGCTCACGCTCTCGGACCCGTTGATTGGATGGCAAGTGCCCCTTGACGATGCGCTGCGTGGCGCACGCGCCCTCGCAGCCCCGGTGGTTCGTGCACGGGGTCGCGTGGTGTTGATGCAGACACACGCCAAAGCGGGTGGGGTACACGATCAGAAGCTGCTCACCGGCCTTGGCGCTGGGATGGCTGAGCTCAGCGCTGTGAATGGCCTCCATCGTCGCCAGGCGCAGGGTGCGCAGGCCAGCGAT
Coding sequences within it:
- a CDS encoding type I restriction-modification system subunit M N-terminal domain-containing protein, which codes for MNIRTISSEQLESHLWESANILRGPVDAADFKTYIFPLLFFKRICDVWDDEYQEIVDETGDEQLAWFPESHRFQIPEDCHWNDIRTKASNVGAALQRAMREIEKANPDTLYGVFGDAQWSNKERLSDALLKDLIEHFSKLPLGNHVVGSDVLGDAYEYLIKKFADATNKKAGEFYTKHFLSALMR
- the nosZ gene encoding TAT-dependent nitrous-oxide reductase, yielding MDKNQNSHPQAEPDTLSRRRFLGTSAMAGLAGATLGLAGCNKGEHGPTPAQSGPAKAAAAEAGDMHEIKPGQLDEYYGLWSGGHSGDVRVLGLPSGRQIKRIPVFTPDPLTGWGTTNESKAIMGTKPDGTPLYHVGDTHHVHGSYADGTYDGKYAWVNDKLNARLGRLRLDIFECDKIVDIPNVQGFHGIFPDKRDPVDAKINRTTRVFCGAEFSIPLPNNGKTSDDPTTYHSLFTCVDAESMEVRWQVLIDGNCDLVATSYDGAFAATNQYNTEMGVHYQDMMSAEKDACLFFHVARIEEAVKAGKFKTYGDSKVPVVDGTKEANKDPKTALTAYVPVPKNPHGVNASPDGKYFICAGKLSPTTTTIDLVKMHEWFDGKLDNINKTIVAEVEVGLGPLHTAFDGRGYAYTTLFLDSQVVKWSIDAAIKFYAGDKNSKYVVDRIDVHYQPGHINASMSETKEADGKYLNVGCKFSKDRFLPVGPLHPENEQLIDISGEKMRLIREDPAWPEPHDFIIFRRDIIKAKQVFELDDFPLATKKAELSGVERKGNKVTVRIASYAPQYQLQEFKIKKGDEVTIIVTNLDNVEDLTHGFGIEKYDIQFIVNPQETKSVTFKADKVGVFWIYCTHFCHALHLEMRSRMIVEA
- a CDS encoding YidB family protein — translated: MGLLDQLASQVLGGNAGNIDFAKVALDLLQNHPGGLAGLLDQLKAGGLADHAASWVGTGANLPVSGEQLGAALGSDALGALAGRFGVDPSALSGGLAQALPQLVNQLTPNGSLDGHEDLLREGANLIGKLLG
- a CDS encoding AAA family ATPase, whose protein sequence is MKGPLLRARRSIPEKPDFVLNSGKLLVRVNKVRVQSKLSGVIFCGQQVMSNGELSHVDEDVTVRLHRYAAAGAVVREGQRWRVEGRLSRKEFTTPRGFTRREKTIDVPQGYAEMVKPSGRLIVDYLSGHSDLPGIGPATANKLWDTFGHQLYDMLDQADYRALVDVLAPAKVAMLIEVWARDDLSQTIQWLAQHDIDPQVGRKLVQIHGSQSRQRVEENCYRLLSYAAKWKQVDALACNLGMTWDDPRRLAAACEQVIYDRFGAGNTVVPQAELRQRLKALLDCPAEDSGPAIEAALVGARQSGRVLFDSGENACGMGPALLERQVAMGITRLLGLPAEKQFDLAGIVSAVEEAQGFRLNPEQRMAVDLVAKHRFSVITGGAGCGKTTVLRVVCEVLEAQGYEVIQLALAGKAVRRMVDATGRKAQTIASFVKAHKGLMERQASPPEASQCDAKLAVVIDEASMVDLISFAAVLRTIGGRCKVVLVGDPNQLPPVGPGLILHHLACGVVPHVHLGTTNRFGSDIAEVANEVRDGRMPCLTANAAVALLEPEDPSHIAEMATSLYLSDQSDAIVLCPSNALVDEINKMIQRRTTWNNQPVTVWNHQFDCRQDLGLRLGDPVICGRNHWDRGLQNGSIGRIKVIDMMDEDEVSGVIEWDDGVERAFDMDLLEDLSLAYAVTVHKSQGSQWRRVIVAIREGKLLDRSLVYTAITRATKEVQLIGMRAVIEGAIHRPKAADLRKVGIKRWIEYATS